The genomic window TTTTTCTAATGAGAAGCGACTTACCTCAGCATTGGCAGTTTCTGAAACTCTTAAGCCTGCGCCATACATGAGTAGAAAAATAAGTTGATCGCGATAACCTTCAGAGGTTTTGTCTTTTGAGATTTCAGACCACAATAAAAGTGCTTCATCGGCAGAAAGATAATGTGGAAGTTTTCGTGGCACTTTAGTTTTTCCAAATGTCGATGCCAGATCATCTGCAATAAAGCCCTCATCAAATGCCCAGTGAAGAAAACCTTTGAGGGCCGCAATTTTTCGAGCACGTGTTGCCGGTGAAAAGCGCGTTAATCCCAACGCACATTTCATAATCACGGGCCGGTTGAGTGAAATTCCCTGACTAAAAAACTGAATTATGTCAGATTTATAGGCTCTGAAGGTCTCAGAGGATTGGAATTTTTTCTCTATTACTTCCAAATATTTAGGTATGATTACCGATAGTTCCATGCTGGTGTCATTTTGACCTTACCTTTCTTCATAGCGCAGTGCAATATTTAGCTTGTACCAAATACACCATAATGGTATAAGTTTCTCTCCTGGTGAACACAGGAAATGGAGCCATCCCCAGGAAGTAGGTGGCATGTAAAGTAGTGAGGTTACTATGAGCGAATTCCAAGGTTCTCCTTTTGCCCCAAACACTTCGAGTAATACCAATGCAGTACCAGCTGCTATCCCAAGCCCAAGACCACAAGGGTCACATAATGTTCAGATGATCTATAAATCTGACATTGTATCCCAGTTGGTGAAGATGATTGAGCGCGTGGCTCCATCACAGGCTACTGTCCTTATTTTAGGACAAAGTGGTACAGGAAAGGAACTCATTGCGCGTCTTATTCATGAAAAAAGTAATCGCAAGAACAAGCCTTTCGTCGCAATTAATTGCGGCGCACTTCGCGAGACACTTTTAGAGAGTGAACTTTTCGGTCATGAAAAAGGATCATTCACTGGTGCCTATACACGTAAAATCGGTCTTGCTGAAATCGCAAACGGTGGAACATTGTTCCTCGATGAAATCGGTGAGCTCACACAAGGCATTCAATCAAAGCTTTTAAGATTCCTACAAGAGGGTGAGATTTATCGCGTAGGTGGTAAAGATCCCATTCGTGTAGATATCCGTTTGGTATCTGCTACTAATCGTGATTTAGAATCTGAAGTTGTAAAACAAAATTTCAGAGAAGATTTATTTTATCGTATCAATACAATTACGGTAAACACTCCGGCCCTCTCAAAACGTAAAGAAGATATTCCGGTTTTAGTTGAGCATTTCTTGTCTCAAGGTAAACATGGGTATTTGGGTCGGGGTCGGCAGATGTCACCAGAAGCTATGGCCGTTCTTATGAACTATCCATGGCCTGGTAACATCAGAGAATTGCAAAACGTTTGCGAACGTATGCAAATCTTAGCTGAAGGTCACATGATTATGGTTGGCGATTTACCAGATAATATTCGTCGCCCCACTGAAAAGGTGAGTGTAGCTGAGTATGATCCCGATACAACTTTGTATGAAGTTGAAAAGCGTCATATTTTAAAAGCTCTTCACTACTTCAACGGAAACAAAACACGTGCTGCTCATTCATTGGGCATCACGATCAAAACACTATACAATAAACTTCATATGTATGGTGAGTTTGAGAATTTCTCAGTGCACTCAAAGCCAGAGCCTGTAGTGACTGAAGAAAGCAAAGTAAGTGCAACTGTTGGAGTATCTAAATCTGATTCTCCAGTAGTCTAATAAAAGTAGTAACAAACACATAAAGCCCTTGGTAGAAATGCCAGGGGCTTTGTTTTACTGAGTAACTATTGATGATAAAAATCTTTCTTTTAGTATTGAGTATTCAATTCGGTATTGCAAGTCAGGGTGCTGCTTCATCAAGGCTAATTCCCGGAAAATTTTGTTTAGGAAAACTAATTGAGACGATTGGTTCTAAAGCGGGGATTGTTTCGCCACGATCGGTGTATTGGACGCAGAGGCTAGGTGTGCAATTAGAATCGATTGTTAAACTTGAGGCTCATGAAGAAAGCTTGGGGCATAGAATTCGAATTAAAAAAGCAGTTCAGTTTGTTGCCAATCAAGATTTAAATTCTTTAGAAAAGGCAGATCTTTTTTGGGGTTTAGTTGATGCCATTAAGTTCTCTGATACATATTTTTACTCAACTGCAGAACAAGATTCTGCTGGTAATTATGTATTTCACGGATTTTCAATTGTGCATTTTAAATCGCCAACAGCAGTGATCAGTTCTCAAGGTGAAGTGTATTTGGGTTTACATCTCAGACTTCATAAGGGTGAGTCGATTAATCTTGAATCACTTCAACATATCCCTGCATCAAAATAAAAAAGGCGATCAAGTGATCGCCTTTTTATAAATCGTAAGTTTAATATTATATTTTAAAAATATCCTTCGTCATCAGAAGATTCTTCTTCTTCTGCCGTGGGTGTTCCATAATCATCGTCATCATCGAAGTTCTCAAAATCAGCTTCTGCAGTACCAACAACAGCGCCTTCTTCTGTTTCTTCACCAGCTATTGGATCCAAACCAGGTTCATTTGTTTCTTCACCTGTATGGGGATCATAGCCCATTGCGGCTCCACCAGCAGCTGCAGCAGCTCGCTTAGCGGCTTTTTTAGGAGCAGCTTTTTTCACAGCTTTCTTTGCTACTTTTTTTGCGGCCTTTTTAGGTGCTGCTTTTTTAGTAGTTTTTTTCTTCTTCGCTGATTTTTTAGGAGCAGCTTTTTTCGCTACTTTTTTCTTCTTCATCGGTTTTTTAACTTTTTTCTTCTTAGCCATTTCGGCCTCCTCTGGTGCTCGGAATCACACATCTTAATTGTCTGATTATGAAAAGTTGCGAGCTCCGCTGCAAATAAAAAATGAGGTCTTTATTTAGCTCAGCGCGTTAGTTTGGGTTAGCTAAAGAGATTATCGAGTAAACGTGCAAGTTCAGGAGGAAATACCAGGGCCACATAGAAACCGCCATCACTTATAACCTTGCGAGGCACAGTTGCCGCATAGCCTAAGATTTTAGTCTGTTTTTGATTTTTGATGGGAAAAGTGAGGCTAATCATCGGATCAAGCCCGGGAGTAGGAATAAAAAGAGCGAAATATTTAACTGAACCATAGATGTACATATTTATTTTTTTATTCTGAACATGACCCGCAACACGTGGCAATTCACCGCCAGGAACCGACGGGAGTGCATCACCATTTGGTAATTTCTCTGGATTAGCAAATTCAAAACCTTTTACCAAATATACCAGAGGAACATTTATGCTCAATACCCAAACACCTTGAGGATCAAGTGCAATCTCAGCTGTTGCCCCAGGAATACCTTGCACAGGAAAGCTTGCTCCTGTTCCAAGGGGATTTGATGGAAATGGAACGCTTAAGATTAATAAGTTATTCACCGTATCGATTCTAAAAATGCGTGTTTGATTTAGTGGACCGCCGCTGACAAAGCCCATGGTGTCGACACTTGTCCACATTTCTTGTGTCGAAGTGAGGCTTGAACTATCAAGGTGTGTGGGGCTCTTAAACGATCTTTGGCCGCATCCGGTAGTGCCCAGAGATGTGATCAGGAAAAAAGAAAGTGCAAAGAATGAACTTAAATTTTTTGTACGCGATAGCATATTTTGTTCCCCCAAACATGCGAGAGCTGATATCTCTATTTTGAACTTTTGCGCTTTGAAAGTCTATGGCTTTTTAATCTAAATTATTGAAATTACTGGATAATATTTAGTCATAAAATGAAACTTTTAATCCTCAGCCTTATACCCGTATTGATTTTTTGGTTTGTTGAAGAAAAGTTCGGCACTTTTTGGGGTATTGTTGCGGCCATTGTTTGGGGTTTTTTAGAATGCACTTACGAATATATTCGTTACAGGCGAATCCAGAGCCTCACACTTTTGAGTACTGCATTTATTGTAGTTCTTGGAAGCCTTGGATTATGGCTTGATCAAGGAGCATTTTTTAAATTTCAACCAGTCATCATGGAATTGATTTTTGTCGGCATCCTGTTGTGGGGCGGACGCGGTGGAATGCCGTTACTACTGAAGCTCGCGGTAAAAACACAGCCGAAGGTTTTTAATCAAACGCCAGTGCCTGGTAAAGAAGCCCAGCATTTAGCACTGATGGAAAAGCAAAAACAATTAATGCAAAGACTCACACGTCACCTGATAGCTGTACTTATTATTCATAGCGTTTTGTTGGCGTATCTTGCTTTGTACGGCACCACAGGTCAGTGGGCTTTTTGGAAGGGTAT from Oligoflexia bacterium includes these protein-coding regions:
- a CDS encoding sigma-54 dependent transcriptional regulator, with translation MSEFQGSPFAPNTSSNTNAVPAAIPSPRPQGSHNVQMIYKSDIVSQLVKMIERVAPSQATVLILGQSGTGKELIARLIHEKSNRKNKPFVAINCGALRETLLESELFGHEKGSFTGAYTRKIGLAEIANGGTLFLDEIGELTQGIQSKLLRFLQEGEIYRVGGKDPIRVDIRLVSATNRDLESEVVKQNFREDLFYRINTITVNTPALSKRKEDIPVLVEHFLSQGKHGYLGRGRQMSPEAMAVLMNYPWPGNIRELQNVCERMQILAEGHMIMVGDLPDNIRRPTEKVSVAEYDPDTTLYEVEKRHILKALHYFNGNKTRAAHSLGITIKTLYNKLHMYGEFENFSVHSKPEPVVTEESKVSATVGVSKSDSPVV
- a CDS encoding septation protein IspZ — protein: MKLLILSLIPVLIFWFVEEKFGTFWGIVAAIVWGFLECTYEYIRYRRIQSLTLLSTAFIVVLGSLGLWLDQGAFFKFQPVIMELIFVGILLWGGRGGMPLLLKLAVKTQPKVFNQTPVPGKEAQHLALMEKQKQLMQRLTRHLIAVLIIHSVLLAYLALYGTTGQWAFWKGIGFNVFLLFWMACEIIQIRMKAKNKTKN
- a CDS encoding tyrosine-type recombinase/integrase; translation: MELSVIIPKYLEVIEKKFQSSETFRAYKSDIIQFFSQGISLNRPVIMKCALGLTRFSPATRARKIAALKGFLHWAFDEGFIADDLASTFGKTKVPRKLPHYLSADEALLLWSEISKDKTSEGYRDQLIFLLMYGAGLRVSETANAEVSRFSLEKNAIEVLGKGRKWRWVPLLEETKRVYAHVHGEKYVFEGENDKPLNVRTLHRRIRQMGIKAGLSRPLHPHMLRHSFATHLLEGGANLRNIQELLGHSSLQTTERYTHVTIDKLAQTLEDKHPVNSKVRRRTTR